A window of Trueperaceae bacterium genomic DNA:
GGACCACGAAGAGGATTTGTTCGACGATGGTGAGCACGCAGACCTCCGTGCGGCAGCGGCTGGCGCGAACCGCGGCTGGCTGGCTGGCTAGTACTCGCGCCACGATGACGATTTCTGCTGCCCCAGCCAGTGTAGCCCGCTGCCCGCCCCAATTCAGTGGAAGGAGGTGCCCGCGGGGTGTGCCAGGCGCGAGGTGCGCCAGCCACTCGACAGCAGCCGCGGCCGGGGCGTACACTACCGGCACCACGGGAAGGAGGTGGTCCTGATAAATACGAGTTATATGACCAGTGGAGGTGCCCGTCGAGGGTAGCTGGTAACGCCTCCTCTGAGACGGGACCAGAGTTCCTCTCAGTCCAAGGCGGGTAACCGATACAACCCCCGGTTTCGACCGGGGGTTCTTCTATTGCCGCGAGTTCCCGGCTTTTGCCGCGAGTTCCCGGTTCTTGCCGAGAAGCTCCCTGTTCCTGCCGAAAAGTTCCCGGTTCGTGCCGGAAGGTTCCCGGTTCCTGCCCGGAAGAACAAAGCATTCGCCGAGCATCCCCTGGCTTTCGCCTGAGAACGCCTCAGTTCTTGCCCAAGAATTCTCCGAGTACGGTCCGACCCGGCCATAATCGCGTTACTCTTAGGAAAGTCCTTCGATACTGGAGCAGGGTCGGATTGTCCATGAAAAATGCGTCATTCTCCCAGACATTGCAACCTCCGACACAGTAGACTGTGAGCGAATGGCCGTGAACACCGCCAACGTTCCCCCTGCCGTTCCCGAGGCCCTCTGGACCCTCTGCCTCTATCTGAACGAGCGGAGACGCCTGCTGGAGCAGCTCGAGCAGGTGGCGCGTTGCGCGGCCGAACTCACCGCCAGCGATCACGCCGACATCACCCTTTTCGACGCCACCCTCAGGCGTTTCATCCCCCTGCGCAGCACCCAGGTGTTCATCCATCAGGGCGAACCCGATGCTGCCGCGAAGGTCCGCGAGACGAAGCGGCCGGTCATCGTTCCCGATCTGAACTTCTCTGCGAGCGATGAAGACCTTGCCCTCTTCAACCGCGACATCGCTTCATATCTGGCGGTTCCGGTGATGGATGGAGCGCGTGTTGACGCCGCACTGGTGGTATTCAGCAGGGAGGCGCGCAACTACGACTCGGGCGAGCAGCAGACGCTCGAAGGGCTGGCCGCCCTGGCGGCCGTCGCGCTGAAGCAGAAGCGACTGTCGTTGGGCCTCGAAGACGCCAGCCGCACCCTGCTGAAACTATCGCTCAGCGACCCCTACACGGGGATAGCGACCCGCAAGCAGTTCGATCAGATGCTGCAGCACGAGTGGAACCGGGCCATCTCCGAGGGGCTCTCCATCTCGCTCCTCCAGCTCGAGATCGACGGGATCGACGACGACGGCAATGCGCGACCCCACAGCGGGGCCCAGGAGGCCTTGTCACGGGCCGCCCGCACACTGCGCGCCGCCCTCTACCGAGCCGGAGATTCGATCGCTTTGCTCGGTGACGGCAGGTTGGCCGTGATAATGCCCGACACCGACCAGACCGGAGCCGTGGCCATCGCCCGCCGGCTGCAACGCGACGTGGCTGGCTACGCGCTCAACAGCGACGAGGAGCCGCTCACCCTATCGATAGGGATCAGCTCGTTCGACACGCTTCAATTGCAGAGGGGCGTGTTCGGCACGCCCGAGAAGCTCGTGCGTCAGGCCGCGGCCGCGCTGGAGCAGGCCAAACGGGCCGGCGGCAATCAGCTGAAGCTCGTCGAACTCGCCGACTGAGGGTCTGGCTCCGCACTACCGGGCCAGCTGAATCGACCAGCTCAACGCCGGCCGATGAACCTCCAGGCGGTAGGCAGCAGCGCGACCGCAACTAGCAACTTGATGAGGTCCCCCGCCAGGAACGGCCACAGCCCCCATGCGAGGGTGGTGGCGAAGTCGGGAGCGAAGCGAGACAACCACAGCAACCCGAAGGCGTAGATGATCACGTTCCCGATCACCATCGCGCCGGCCATC
This region includes:
- a CDS encoding diguanylate cyclase; translated protein: MAVNTANVPPAVPEALWTLCLYLNERRRLLEQLEQVARCAAELTASDHADITLFDATLRRFIPLRSTQVFIHQGEPDAAAKVRETKRPVIVPDLNFSASDEDLALFNRDIASYLAVPVMDGARVDAALVVFSREARNYDSGEQQTLEGLAALAAVALKQKRLSLGLEDASRTLLKLSLSDPYTGIATRKQFDQMLQHEWNRAISEGLSISLLQLEIDGIDDDGNARPHSGAQEALSRAARTLRAALYRAGDSIALLGDGRLAVIMPDTDQTGAVAIARRLQRDVAGYALNSDEEPLTLSIGISSFDTLQLQRGVFGTPEKLVRQAAAALEQAKRAGGNQLKLVELAD